The Macrobrachium nipponense isolate FS-2020 chromosome 27, ASM1510439v2, whole genome shotgun sequence genome includes a region encoding these proteins:
- the LOC135200587 gene encoding uncharacterized protein LOC135200587, whose amino-acid sequence MNMSGLSDVTSLPTRESENEEYNVGSDWTDDSDIDKNYEQPTSSDEDSEEFDEMKFQMRASKLFGLLQKLCLLLSMLCLLKTLLGLLFPLMILDDPAVPASDPVVATVIPAVPPSPPAAADDDDDDVPRIIDFQTSMVISKSGFACNCCPWTSMAVRVAARNNAPAYASGPVPEARSADTPE is encoded by the coding sequence ATGAATATGTCCGGTTTATCAGATGTAACTTCATTACCGACAAGAGAAAGTGAAAATGAAGAGTATAATGTGGGAAGTGATTGGACTGATGACTCGGATATTGACAAAAATTATGAGCAACCCACATCATCTGATGAGGATAGTGAGGAGTTTGATGAAATGAAGTTTCAGATGAGGGCAAGCAAGCTGTTCGGCCTGCTGCAAAAGCTGTGTCTCCTGCTGTCCATGTTGTGCCTCCTTAAGACCCTGCTAGGTCTACTGTTCCCCCTGATGATCCTTGATGATCCTGCTGTGCCTGCTTCTGACCCTGTTGTGGCTACTGTTATCCCTGCTGTGCCTCCCTCTCCGCCTGCTGCtgctgatgacgatgatgatgatgttccAAGAATCATCGACTTTCAAACCAGCATGGTTATATCCAAATCTGGCTTTGCGTGTAACTGTTGTCCATGGACATCCATGGCAGTAAGGGTAGCAGCACGTAACAATGCGCCTGCCTATGCCTCAGGACCTGTACCAGAGGCAAGGAGTGCAGACACCCCAGAATAA